The Halarchaeum grantii genome includes a window with the following:
- a CDS encoding complex I NDUFA9 subunit family protein, with amino-acid sequence MKVLVTGGTGFIGTHLCRELVERGHDVTALARTPNDDGVPEGVEAVTGDVTAYDSMEGAFEGQDAVVHLVALSPLFKPKGGDERHFEVHLQGTENVVRAAEAHDVRKLVQLSALGADPDGETAYVRAKGQAEAAVRESELASTILRPSVVFGEGGEFVSFTRTLTTPYVTALPGGGKTRFQPIWVGDLVGIIADALKREHDGETYEVGGPEVLSLADVAKQIYRAEGKSLTVLSVPMGLAGVGMSMADAVPGVPFGRDQYRSLRFDNTVAENDVAAFGRDPADLKRLSEYLREP; translated from the coding sequence ATGAAGGTTCTCGTCACCGGCGGCACGGGATTCATCGGCACGCACCTCTGTCGAGAGCTCGTAGAGCGGGGCCACGACGTGACCGCGCTCGCGCGGACGCCGAACGACGACGGCGTTCCCGAGGGCGTCGAGGCGGTGACGGGCGACGTGACGGCGTACGACTCGATGGAGGGCGCCTTCGAGGGGCAGGACGCCGTGGTCCACCTCGTCGCGCTCTCGCCGCTGTTCAAGCCGAAGGGCGGGGACGAGCGGCACTTCGAGGTCCACCTGCAGGGGACGGAGAACGTCGTCCGCGCCGCCGAGGCGCACGACGTGCGCAAGCTCGTCCAGCTGTCGGCGCTCGGCGCGGACCCCGACGGCGAGACGGCGTACGTCCGCGCGAAGGGGCAGGCCGAGGCGGCCGTGCGGGAGTCCGAGCTCGCGTCGACGATCCTCCGTCCGTCCGTGGTGTTCGGCGAGGGCGGCGAGTTCGTCTCCTTCACGAGGACGCTGACGACGCCGTACGTCACGGCGCTCCCCGGCGGCGGGAAGACGCGCTTCCAGCCGATCTGGGTGGGTGACCTCGTGGGAATCATCGCGGACGCGTTGAAGCGCGAGCACGACGGCGAGACCTACGAGGTCGGCGGCCCGGAGGTGCTGTCGCTCGCGGACGTCGCGAAGCAGATCTACCGCGCGGAGGGGAAGTCCCTGACCGTGCTCTCGGTGCCGATGGGGCTCGCGGGCGTCGGGATGTCGATGGCGGACGCGGTGCCGGGCGTGCCGTTCGGGCGCGACCAGTACCGCTCGCTGCGCTTCGACAACACCGTCGCGGAGAACGACGTCGCGGCGTTCGGGCGCGACCCCGCGGACTTGAAGCGCCTCTCGGAGTACCTCCGAGAGCCCTAA
- a CDS encoding tubulin/FtsZ family protein: MKLAMIGFGQAGGKILDRFLEHDEQTGSNVVRAAVAVNTAKADLMGLEHVPQENRVLIGQSRVKGHGVGADNELGAEIAEEDIDEIQGAIDSIPVHEVDAFLIITGLGGGTGSGGSPVMARHIKRIYTEPVYGLGVLPAGDEGGIYTLNAARSFRTLVREVDNLLVFDNDAWRKSGESMQGGYRQINDEIVTRFGILFGAGEVEQGGEVAESVVDSSEIINTLAGGGVSTVGYAAEDVSDEKQSSGLLSRFTGGDEQSSLDSASTTNRITSLVRKAALGRLTLPCKIENGAERALLVTAGPSQFLNRKGIERGRKWLEEQTGSMEVRGGDYPVEDSNNVAAVVLLSGVTDVPRIKELQQIAIEARENIDDIRGESEQNLQDLVEDDDDELEPLF; this comes from the coding sequence ATGAAACTCGCAATGATCGGCTTCGGGCAGGCCGGGGGGAAGATTCTCGACAGGTTCCTGGAGCACGACGAGCAGACCGGGAGCAACGTCGTCCGCGCCGCCGTCGCGGTCAACACGGCGAAGGCGGACCTGATGGGACTCGAGCACGTCCCGCAGGAGAACCGCGTCCTCATCGGCCAGTCGCGGGTGAAGGGGCACGGTGTCGGCGCGGACAACGAACTCGGCGCCGAGATCGCCGAGGAGGACATCGACGAGATACAGGGCGCCATCGACTCCATCCCCGTCCACGAGGTCGACGCCTTCCTCATCATCACGGGTCTCGGCGGCGGCACCGGCTCCGGCGGGTCGCCCGTCATGGCGCGCCACATCAAGCGCATCTACACCGAACCCGTCTACGGCCTCGGCGTCCTCCCGGCGGGCGACGAGGGCGGCATCTACACGCTGAACGCCGCACGCTCCTTCCGGACGCTCGTCCGCGAGGTCGACAACCTCCTCGTCTTCGACAACGACGCGTGGCGCAAGAGCGGGGAGTCAATGCAGGGCGGCTACCGGCAGATAAACGACGAGATCGTCACCCGCTTCGGCATCCTCTTCGGCGCCGGCGAGGTCGAGCAGGGCGGCGAGGTCGCCGAGAGCGTCGTGGACTCCTCGGAGATCATCAACACGCTCGCGGGCGGCGGCGTCTCCACGGTCGGCTACGCCGCCGAAGACGTCTCCGACGAGAAGCAGAGCAGCGGCCTCCTCTCGCGCTTCACCGGCGGGGACGAGCAGTCCAGCCTCGACTCCGCGAGCACGACGAACCGCATCACCTCGCTCGTCCGGAAGGCCGCGCTCGGCCGGCTCACCCTCCCCTGCAAGATCGAGAACGGCGCCGAGCGCGCCCTCCTCGTCACCGCCGGCCCCTCGCAGTTCCTCAACCGGAAGGGTATCGAGCGCGGCCGCAAGTGGCTCGAAGAGCAGACCGGCTCCATGGAGGTCCGGGGCGGCGACTACCCCGTGGAGGACTCGAACAACGTCGCGGCCGTCGTCCTCCTGAGCGGCGTGACCGACGTCCCGCGCATCAAGGAGCTCCAGCAGATCGCCATCGAGGCGCGGGAGAACATCGACGACATTCGCGGCGAGAGCGAACAGAACTTACAGGACCTCGTCGAAGACGATGACGATGAACTCGAGCCGCTATTCTAG